One window from the genome of Amycolatopsis sp. NBC_01480 encodes:
- the smpB gene encoding SsrA-binding protein SmpB, protein MPKERGQKVIASNRKARHDYSILDTYEAGLVLQGTEVKSLREGKASLADAFATVDDGEVWLRNVHIPEYTQGTWTNHTPRRTRKLLLHRGEIEKLIGKTKESGLSLVPLSMYFKDGKVKVEIALAKGKKAYDKRQTLAKRDAERDISKAMGRALKGRFTE, encoded by the coding sequence ATGCCCAAAGAACGTGGACAGAAGGTCATCGCGTCGAACCGCAAGGCTCGGCACGATTACTCCATCCTGGACACCTACGAAGCCGGACTGGTGCTCCAGGGCACGGAGGTGAAGAGCCTTCGTGAGGGCAAGGCCTCTCTGGCCGACGCGTTCGCGACCGTGGACGACGGCGAGGTGTGGCTGCGCAACGTGCACATCCCGGAGTACACGCAGGGCACCTGGACCAACCACACGCCGCGGCGCACGCGCAAGCTGCTGCTGCACCGCGGTGAGATCGAGAAGCTGATCGGCAAGACGAAGGAGAGCGGCCTGTCGCTGGTGCCGCTCTCGATGTACTTCAAGGACGGCAAGGTCAAGGTCGAGATCGCGCTGGCCAAGGGCAAGAAGGCCTACGACAAGCGGCAGACGCTGGCCAAGCGCGACGCCGAGCGGGACATCAGCAAGGCCATGGGCCGGGCGCTGAAGGGCCGGTTCACGGAGTGA
- the ftsX gene encoding permease-like cell division protein FtsX — protein sequence MRASFVFSEVLTGLRRNVTMTIAMILTTAVSLAMLGGGLLAVRTIDKMKANFLAEVEISISLVDDISANDKNCQQALCSGLRQSLQNNPGVDSVVFENRDQAYDRFKKIFASQPELLSLTGPEALPASLQVKLKDPDRSDAIIKQYTGQPGVRKVDDQKKFLDRVFNVFNGVRNIAFVMALIMAVAALLLIANTIQVSAFTRRTEVGIMRLVGATRWYTQLPFLLEAVVAGVVGAVLGTVFLILTKVSFLDTVFTGEVFPQITTLELLFPVAPILLAVSVVISAITGYVTLRLYVRH from the coding sequence ATGCGTGCCAGTTTCGTCTTCAGCGAGGTCCTCACCGGTTTGCGCCGGAACGTCACGATGACCATCGCGATGATCCTCACCACGGCGGTCTCCCTCGCCATGCTCGGCGGTGGCCTGCTCGCCGTGCGCACGATCGACAAGATGAAGGCGAACTTCCTCGCCGAGGTCGAGATCTCCATCAGCCTGGTCGACGACATCAGCGCCAACGACAAGAACTGCCAGCAGGCGCTGTGCAGTGGGCTGCGCCAGTCGCTCCAGAACAACCCCGGCGTCGACTCGGTGGTGTTCGAGAACCGCGACCAGGCCTACGACCGGTTCAAGAAGATCTTCGCGAGCCAGCCGGAGCTGCTGTCGCTGACCGGGCCGGAGGCGCTGCCTGCGTCGCTGCAGGTCAAGCTCAAGGACCCGGACCGCTCCGACGCGATCATCAAGCAGTACACCGGCCAGCCCGGCGTGCGGAAGGTCGACGACCAGAAGAAGTTCCTCGACCGCGTGTTCAACGTCTTCAACGGCGTGCGGAACATCGCGTTCGTGATGGCGCTGATCATGGCCGTCGCCGCGCTGCTGCTGATCGCGAACACCATCCAGGTCTCCGCGTTCACCCGGCGCACGGAGGTCGGCATCATGCGGCTGGTGGGCGCCACCCGGTGGTACACACAGCTGCCGTTCCTGCTGGAGGCGGTGGTCGCCGGCGTGGTCGGTGCGGTGCTCGGGACCGTCTTCCTGATCCTGACCAAGGTCTCGTTCCTCGACACCGTGTTCACCGGCGAGGTGTTCCCGCAGATCACCACGCTGGAGCTGCTGTTCCCGGTCGCGCCGATACTGCTCGCGGTCTCGGTGGTCATCTCGGCGATCACCGGCTACGTCACGCTCCGTCTGTACGTCCGACACTAG
- the ftsE gene encoding cell division ATP-binding protein FtsE — MIRLEEVSKVYKTSTRPALERVSVDIDKGEFVFLIGPSGSGKSTFLRLLLREEVPSKGRVMVSNFDVAKLARRRVPRLRQTIGCVFQDFRLLANKTVAENVAFALEVIGKPRPTIKKVVPEVLELVGLDGKADRLPNELSGGEQQRVAIARAFVNRPLVLLADEPTGNLDPDTSQDIMLLLERINRTGTTVLMATHDHSIVDSMRRRVVELQLGRVIRDDARGVYGIGR, encoded by the coding sequence GTGATCCGGCTCGAAGAGGTTTCCAAGGTCTACAAGACCTCGACCCGTCCCGCCCTCGAGCGGGTGTCGGTCGACATAGACAAGGGCGAGTTCGTTTTCCTCATCGGACCGTCGGGTTCGGGGAAGTCGACGTTCCTGCGGCTGTTGCTGCGCGAGGAGGTCCCGAGCAAGGGCCGGGTGATGGTGTCCAACTTCGACGTCGCGAAGCTGGCCCGGCGCCGGGTGCCCCGCCTGCGCCAGACGATCGGCTGCGTGTTCCAGGACTTCCGGCTGCTCGCGAACAAGACCGTGGCGGAGAACGTCGCGTTCGCGCTCGAGGTGATCGGCAAGCCGCGGCCCACCATCAAGAAGGTGGTGCCCGAGGTGCTGGAGCTCGTCGGCCTCGACGGCAAGGCCGACCGGCTGCCCAACGAGCTTTCCGGCGGTGAGCAGCAGCGCGTGGCCATCGCGCGCGCGTTCGTGAACCGCCCGCTGGTGCTGCTCGCCGACGAGCCCACCGGGAACCTGGACCCCGACACCAGCCAGGACATCATGTTGCTGCTGGAACGCATCAACCGCACGGGGACCACCGTGCTCATGGCCACCCACGATCACTCCATCGTGGACTCGATGCGGCGCCGGGTCGTCGAGCTCCAGCTCGGCCGCGTGATCCGTGACGACGCCCGCGGGGTGTACGGCATCGGTCGCTGA
- the prfB gene encoding peptide chain release factor 2 gives MSDEFDAALKDLTGKLAQIESVMDLDALRAQVAELEQQASSPTLWDNPEEAQKVTSQLSHRQSELRRVSELRQRLDDLAVLYELSEAEGDTASMAEAEHDLTGLTKDVDGLEVRTLLSGEYDDRNAVVTIRSEAGGVDAADWAEMLLRMYLRWAERHGYPTDVYDISYAEEAGIKSATFKVSAPYVYGTLSVEQGTHRLVRISPFDNQSRRQTSFAHVEVLPEVEEVDHVDIAEKDIRVDVYRSSGPGGQSVNTTDSAVRITHLPTGIVVSCQNEKSQLQNKAAALKVLQARLMLRKKEEERAEMDALKDGGSSWGNQMRSYVLHPYQMVKDLRTEFEVGNPSAVLDGDIDGFLEAGIRWRKQAGVA, from the coding sequence GTGAGTGATGAGTTCGATGCGGCGCTGAAGGACCTGACCGGCAAGCTGGCCCAGATCGAGTCGGTGATGGACCTCGACGCGCTGCGCGCGCAGGTCGCCGAGCTCGAACAGCAGGCCTCCAGCCCGACCCTCTGGGACAACCCGGAGGAGGCGCAGAAGGTCACCAGCCAGCTGTCGCACCGCCAGAGCGAGCTGCGGCGCGTCTCCGAGCTCCGCCAGCGCCTGGACGACCTCGCCGTGCTGTACGAGCTGTCCGAGGCCGAGGGCGACACCGCCAGCATGGCCGAGGCCGAGCACGACCTCACCGGCCTGACCAAGGACGTCGACGGGCTCGAGGTCCGCACGCTGCTGTCCGGCGAGTACGACGACCGCAACGCCGTCGTCACCATCCGCTCGGAAGCCGGCGGCGTCGACGCGGCCGACTGGGCCGAGATGCTGCTCCGGATGTACCTGCGCTGGGCCGAACGCCACGGCTACCCCACCGACGTCTACGACATCTCCTACGCCGAAGAGGCGGGCATCAAGTCGGCGACGTTCAAGGTGAGCGCCCCCTACGTGTACGGCACCCTCTCGGTCGAGCAGGGCACGCACCGGCTGGTCCGGATCTCGCCGTTCGACAACCAGAGCCGCCGCCAGACCTCGTTCGCGCACGTCGAGGTGCTGCCCGAGGTCGAAGAGGTCGACCACGTGGACATCGCGGAGAAGGACATCCGCGTCGACGTGTACCGCTCGTCCGGCCCGGGTGGACAGAGCGTGAACACGACCGACTCCGCGGTGCGCATCACCCACCTGCCGACCGGCATCGTCGTCTCCTGCCAGAACGAGAAGTCGCAGCTGCAGAACAAGGCGGCCGCGCTGAAGGTCCTCCAGGCCCGGCTGATGCTGCGCAAGAAGGAAGAAGAGCGCGCCGAGATGGACGCGCTCAAGGACGGCGGCTCCAGCTGGGGCAACCAGATGCGCTCGTACGTGCTGCACCCGTACCAGATGGTCAAGGACCTGCGGACCGAGTTCGAGGTGGGCAACCCCTCGGCGGTGCTCGACGGCGACATCGACGGCTTCCTGGAGGCCGGCATCCGCTGGCGCAAGCAGGCCGGCGTCGCCTGA